catttcaaatgccactagctttccaatgacaatgcccggggtcatggtgctcaagttctccatgttgtgaaggatggtgatgatgcttgcatatttcttttatggtagaatagagatgatcttcctcactatgtccgcatcatctagctttaataatcctattgaatggagctcactgatgattagattcaatcgagaatacatatcacgaacaagctcatcatcattcatagcaaaggaatcataattttgcttggctagataatatttttgctcatggacattacttgtgccgtcatggagctcttggagttttaaccaaattttatgtgtcgtatttaaggtaaacacttggttaaacacatccaagctaaaagattcaaacaagcaattcttagctctagcattgaaatgcatttcttttttgtcactctttgtgggtttttcaggattcttgatgggtttcatcccgtcacaagtgactctccatacacccaaatcaactgtCTCAatgtggcaagccattctagctttatagtatgggaagttagtgccgtcaaattatggaggcctagcggtatctatcccaaccactctacaatagcgtcggctcaacgacggttaagccaaaagtccaaatatgagccaaccggctctgataccaattgaaggggaccgtgacgcctgagagggggggggtgaattaggcaacttaaaaactctaactccaaactatggcctctttttctacctctagcaaaatctatgcaaaagataatctatcaagatgtgcaactatggttttgctagtgtgttgctatccctaccacaaatgtagtaaagtaatcaatgtaaatacggaagctaaagagcaaggtagagatatgcaaactcccgtcgacgactccggtatttttaccgaggtatcgagaagcgcataagctttcccctagtcctcgttagagcccctcgcaaggaatccctcacaagggccaagctcccggtcgggtaactccgtggatagcctcgggccttccccacatgcaagtgggtctccgatgtgcctctcggcaagcctctcccggatgctccctgccgtcttcactatcaagcttccagctgaaacgccacgggccttgttccctcaggtacacggtggcggccacaccacaaacgcggttggtgtaatCTCGCaaacttcaagcccctccgatgtacaacacttgtgctcgcaagcacggggtggcaagaggtatgcaaacctcactaaacactaggcaaacacctagagcaagcgcataagcggtggtctaatcaacctaagcacttcgcaaagcacttatgctaatcacctaataaaacactaagcactatgcatatggagatcactcaaatggtgtatcaacactcttggtatgtttcctcagctccaccccactcaaatggccggttgggggttgtatttgatgagtacaggcccgatcttccgagaggtagccggtaagttcgatttgtggagatctcgacgttggcgatccggcttcaaatcagacacgattcgaaccctgcaaccgttacaccaccgctctgttggttatcaaccaagcacaacttgattgacctcgccaagaaggcttttcctgcaagcgaatcgaagagcacaagcaagaaggtaaaacacacaatctgaaattgcaaatatgaatgacgcgaatattaatagagggttcaagaactcggttccaaaggactaatcgacacagtggaggagatcaagaacgggggccctggatcactgtaaaaggatttgtcaccacagttacaatgaacgattcagtttctcgagggaaaactaaactctaaacaaaacccaattgtgtagcggcggcggcggctgtgtttatagtctaagactcgatctagagttggggacggccaggggttgggcgcccacaacttgggcttaaggcccgacacaatacatggccaagttggcccaaataggtgacgcagcaccttgccgtggtcacacagaatgatccacggaccttctggagctgggaccagatccaaaacgacggcatcgtcgtcccctttccaacgcatccaagaacggcccgtttcgatgtcgtatgaggaagttatgaccgaaacagtgacaacgtgtctgctgaatccgaggacgacgtggcagctgagttggaaacgaattgcaacttggggaagaccatggcgtcggtgtgtccagtgtggtgatgtcctcatcagtatttataagccccactgagaaagtagccattggggtcgaattcccgcgaaactgctactgaccggacgcgtccggtcgtcccgaccattgagccggcaaaacactaatcggacgctggctagcgtccggtcgcctgccaccggacacgtccggtcacagatatgccgctctggaacctttctgtactcgatcggacgctacgttcctgcgtccggtcggttgccgccagcgtccggtcctcgcgttCGGTCGCCTGTCTGTCGAGCCaccggtctagcgtccgatcgcgcttccagcgtccggtcgcctctgcgagctcgtttcttcgcgatcttgcgtacggcttggttcctatcttcatgcttggactttgcttgatatcttgggtcttttcttgtactcctaaggtcttgcttaaggtgttgatcatcggatcatcacgtcgccttcgtccaagtcacggcttgcaccctgttggactacaaaacaaacacttgcaaattcattagtccaatttggttgtgttggtcatcaaacaccaaaatccaaagtaaatgggcttagggtccatttttcttacactcccgatacatgtcttgcatctaatacaacggttgtaatttaacatcaatcaaaacatcgcaaattaatgtaaaggagaaccatttgcattacaactaaAATAATACCTCACACTAAACATGGTAACATGCTTCTAACTAACTAATTAACCTTAACAATGATAAAATCGAACTAATATTTCCTCCAACCCCTAGCCCAAATATACTTATCCTCCAAACCCTAGCTACCATTCATAATCTTTGAATCCACCGTTCAAACGACAAATAAGAGCATCATTACCGTGACCGAGACCGAGGAGAAGCttggggaagggagggaggcgggcaGGGAGGGCCGGGCGGCGGCAGGCTTCGGAGAGGTGGGAGGGGGACGGCGCGGGCGCTCTCACCTCTGTTCGACGTAAggcagagggagggagggaggctcgCAGCGTGACATTAAGTCGGCCCTTCCGCGCCGTGGGTgatggcgcggcactgccacgcCAAGATGGACGGCGCGGCAGCGCCTGCCACATCAGTCGGTCAGGGCCCGTGCCCCTGCCACGTCATCGCCTTTGCCgcaccgccatgcatggcgcggcagcatTGTTTGGCAGCGCCGTggtaataggcgcggccaaaagtgttagatttgaaaataaaaaaacagtGTCAAATTTGGAAATAGattaaaaaaagtgttaaaaaaaggGGGTTTAGGGTTTATGGTCTAGGAGATTGTTCTCACTGGTATGAGCTCTGGCCCTTAAATGTTAAATAAGAGTTTTTCGATTCCAAGGTGTTGGTTCGCGTGACATGTTTTGTTGTTTTGCAGGTGTATGCCACTGGTCGCTGGAGGATCCATCAGCCAATGTATATGTTCCTCTGTCAATGCGAAACTATCATATGTCATCAAACGCACATGGCATATCATTTTTTTTCATATGGCCATTTTTTCCGGCCTGTATGaatcttttatttctttttttcaaCCTTCAGTAATCTTTTTTAACATGTCTTGAGATTACTAGGAAGTAAGAAGAACAATAACATGAGCTGGAAGCAAATTAACCGGTAGATATGCCATTAAGATTCAAGAACGTACTTTTACAAATATAATCACCAAAAGGGGAAGGATCTACACCAACCATGCTGGCAGTTTAATTTTGCCAATAACACACGATCACTTGGGACTTGCACGATTCATGAACTAATTAAACAaattaagcccttgtttagtttcactccaactttcaaaaagttgctatagtacctgtcacatcgaatgtttgcggctcgtacatggagcattaaatgtagacgaaaagaaaaactaattgcacagtttggtgggaaattgcgagtcgaacgttttgagcctaattagtccatgtttgaatactatttgccaaataaaaatgaacgtGCTATAGTAGCCCCGAAATCCAAAttcctggaactaaacaagggctaaaaacAGAGACAGACTCATGAACGAACAACTGAACAATCAATGCAATGCATCACATCTAGCAGCAGCCAGTGATCTGAATGCAGTGATGAATGCTCGATCAAGACAAAGCAGGGCAACTCACCTCATGATAAACCCCTAGTTGCCTACCAGCACCATCAATTGCTTATTAATGCAAAATACCACATAAGTATTGATGAGCCATCTCAAACATGTAATTGGGAAGCAAGAAGAACATAACAATCACTCAGAAAAGAAAATTAATTTCTCATTGATGATGTCATTAAGTTTACAAACAAAATCATACAAGCATACATATGACTATATGAGTCAccaaaggccttgtttggatgtatttatttcaatccacatgtgttgaagtaaaattaaactaaatttcattcTATTCCACTCTAACACATGTAGATTGAAGTGAATACGCATGCATAAGACAAGGCCAAGAGGGGAAGGATTTACGCCAACCATGCGGGGCACTGGCAGTATAGTTTTGCCGATAACACACGGTAACTCGGACTTGCACGATTCATGAACTAATCAAACAAAAACAGCGACTACTCATGAACGAACAAGCAAAGCATATCCAGCCCAGAATCCGATTCATGGTAAATCGTCAAGCCCGGGCGGGGAGCTCCATCTCCAGAAAGAGGCTGCGGATGAGGCGCAGGCTTTTCCCTGCCGTGGTTGGCCTCGGCATCTCCTTCTTCGTAGTCATGGCGACAGTGGCGGTGGGCGGAGGCACGGACCGCGGTGGTGTCGTCGGCGACGGAGACGGATTGATCACCCTGACCTGGTTCGGCGCGACGTGGACGGTGCTCTTGGGATCACCGCGTGGCCAGTTGGCGTCGTAGACAACCTCATAGCCTCCGTCGGTGGACGACGACACGATCGTGGCTTTGAGGCAGAGCACGAGGACCTGCCCCGTCTTCAGCGTCGCAGTCCTCGTGCGGACACGAACCACCGTGCCGGGCTTCAGATGCGCGGGGACGCCAGGAGTAGCTCCGCGCGCGGAACTGGCCGAAGATGGGGCGGACCGAGGCGGCGTCGGTGGCGGAGAGGCGGGGGTGCAGCGCGACGAAGCTTGAGGCCTGGGATGTGCCAACACGTCGACGACGGTGGAGCCTCGGGAATGGGCGTTGGTCGACGATGGGACCTCCCGATGCGGTGGACGAGGGCATGGACCCCGGACGGCGTCGCTCGAGCTGtgacgcggcggcggcgatgcGGACGGCTTCTTGGCGACCGACCTCGTGGGCGCCAAGGGCTTGGACTTCCTGCGCTGGAGCTCGCGGCGGATCCTGCGCATCCCGGCGgaggaggagcgcggcggcagatACATCACCATGGTGGAGGAGGACTGTGGATGGATTGGATCGACGAGAAGCAGAGAGACTCGGTCGATTGCGGAAGGAAGGCGACGGCGAGAGAGCAGAGCAATTGCGTTGCGCGCCAggagaatggaagggaaggggagGTCGTGGGATTTAGGAAGCTGGGCTGGATCTCAGATCTGGCCCAGCCACGCGCTTTCGAGTCCGACCCGAAGTTGGATGGATGGACCAGTTATCGTGAGAGCCAAGTCGAAATCGAGCCcggattttttttttttcctcAGCCGTTGGGCTTTCTCGGCTGAGGGAGCCGCCGTCGCCGTCTCGGAGGAGCAGCGAGATACGGTCGGGAACGACCCAGAGGCTGGAACAAAACTGGGAATGAAATGTCTAAATGGAGTATGTGGGTTGGGTTATGCTGAATTTTAAAGGGTTAATTGAATACATGTCATTACAAATATCACGTTTCGAAGATATATCATTACTATTCATGATACCAGAAGCATGTCATTATAATTTTGTATATCTCCGAAGTATACCACTACTTACCCCCTCAACCTGTTTATCACAATTTCTGGACCAAATTgccctcatcttcttcctcccacctccctctctctcatAGGTGCCTGAGCAACTCCTGGATTGCCAGTACTCCGTATGTGCCTGAGCACCGGCTGCACGGAGGTCCATGTACGTGATGTACCTCGCTTATTAGCTATAGAGTAGCTAGCTCCATTATTGTAGAGTAGCTAGCTCCGCTGTGACCATCTAATTAGCGTGCGGCGTGCCGCAGGGACAAGCTAGAGTGCTCCATCCATTCGCAAGCCAGCAGTGCCGCGGATGTGCCATTGTGGCAGACCGGGAGCAGGAGGTGCGGGTCATGCACGGCAACAGTGGGCAGTGGCGGGGCTGACGAGCTGGGCAGCGAGAGCGCGATACTTGTGGGCTAATGAGCAGGGAGGTGCGCACTGCGCACAGATATTCACACACCCGGCCATGTCCAGCAGTGAACAGCTCGTACAAAATATGAGAGAGGGAGgtgggaggaagaagatgagggcAATTAATTTGGTCTAAATTGCGATACACATGTCAAAGGGGTAAGCAATGGTATATTATAGAGATATGCAAAATTATAATGGTACGTTTTCCATATCATGAAAAGTAATGGTATATCTCTGAAACGCAATATTTGTAACGGCATGTATCCAATTAACCCAATTTTAAATACTTTTTTAGTTGTTCTAACAGACATATACATCGAACATGGTGGAAATGCTGTTTTCTTCAAGATGTCTAAATGAACtggcatctttttttttttttttgcaggccAAGAGAGTTTTGAAatcagggaggggagggggcttAACCTTTCCAAACCCcatgttttagttttttttttgtcaactTTCAACTTCTCTTTACCTCTTCATATTGATTTTTTGAGATATTTCTGTAACTTTCATTTATGCTTCTCTCACTTACTCTGTTCTTTTTTAAGTAATTTAATTTAATGAATTTCTTAAATCCGTGTTAGCATAATATCAAAGCTTGCAAGACCACAGATCCACTTGAAAGAACAAATCAATATTTTTTGTGCAGCCAGTCGAGATTTGTTCACAGATATTGATGTCCCAAAATGTTAAAGTTAGGCTACGGAATCTAAAACTTTTTTAGAGTTGGACCATCGCCCCCATCTTTTAAATGCATTAAAAACACCAATATTCAATACAACGCACTAAATGAATTGTAGTCCATGTTAGCAATGGCAAGGGTTGTCGTTCCATTGTGCCATCTGCcattgtgttgttgctcttagcTACAACACTGTGTACACAAAAACTCCTGAATTTTTATTCGGAAATACCAATTCTCTAGTGAGTTGTTGCCGAAGATCATAATTCAAGATTCAAGGGATATATTCAGAGCAGAAGATCACAATTCAAGATTCAAGGGATGCATTCAGACTTCTGGGCTACCAGCCTACCACGCTTTCTTTTGACGGTCATTGCAGTttatcgccctgttcgcttggcttatataATCCGTAgtttttcagcgaacgaatagtatttttctctcacaacaaatcagtcaacagtattttgagtcatggcttatcagtcaagcgaacagggtatatatatatgtactaatGTACTATATACAGAACTATGGGTCTATGGCGCTTGTATCAAATCAAGAGCACCATGCCCTAAAACTGGCCCTCTTGAATAACGGCCACCACTATTTATTCTTCAAATTCATAAATGCACGTCAAAAGTTGATATCACCGAAATCCGGACGAACAATTTGTTTTTAAACTCAGCTGTGCCAAAATAGCATAGCCAGCCAAACAAGCTGTCAGTCTGTCACACTTCCGGCGAATAAACCTTTATCAAACACAGGGGAAGAGTCTCATTTCCATCAAAGGAACAAATCAAATAACGTCATACACCATCACAAATATTTCTGCTTCATTTGTCACAAAATCTGACATATCAGACAAGATAGTAGCAATATCAGCTAAATATTACACTAAAGTTTGATTGCGAGAACTGACTTGATTGATCACAAGCAAGGATCACAAGAATAAAAAAAAACAGAgattggccttgttcgcttctcttataatccgtctttttcagcttattttttttcagccggaacagctcacaacaaatcagctggaacagtgttttggcttgtttttccaGCAAAACGAACGGGGCCATCACCAGACTACTCTCTGCACAAAGTGGTGACAAACGCTATGAAGACTAGCAGCAACTCACCTCTTGAGAAACCCCTACCAGCACCATCaacttctcattgatgcaaaataTCACACAAGTAGTAACCATCTCAAACATATCTTGAGATAAATTGGGAAGCAAAAACATAAGAAAGCGCTCAAATAAATCAAGCAGTCCATGATGTCTTGAAGAACATACGTTTACAAATATATAatctgaaggaccggaaacggcgggggtgaatgggagcctcaattTCTTTCGAAATATTCGGCCATTGTACCTAAATCAAGCCCCAAAAGCAAACGCACGCAAGATCAATTTGTTCACAAGGCAACTAGTGGCTGAATACCTCCGGTGATGACCAAGAAGTACAGCGGAACAAACGAGAACCAACGAAAATGAGCATGCTGAGAAACGAGTTAAAACAGCCAACTCTGGACGGGGGCTGACTGTATGTGGATCAGACCCGGACTGTCTGCAGTTCGAAC
Above is a genomic segment from Miscanthus floridulus cultivar M001 chromosome 3, ASM1932011v1, whole genome shotgun sequence containing:
- the LOC136544344 gene encoding uncharacterized protein — translated: MVMYLPPRSSSAGMRRIRRELQRRKSKPLAPTRSVAKKPSASPPPRHSSSDAVRGPCPRPPHREVPSSTNAHSRGSTVVDVLAHPRPQASSRCTPASPPPTPPRSAPSSASSARGATPGVPAHLKPGTVVRVRTRTATLKTGQVLVLCLKATIVSSSTDGGYEVVYDANWPRGDPKSTVHVAPNQVRVINPSPSPTTPPRSVPPPTATVAMTTKKEMPRPTTAGKSLRLIRSLFLEMELPARA